TGGCCCAGCCCCAGGCTTCGTTCATCTCGCTGTAGAAGCTGTTGATCGCAATCCACACCAGCGGTGCGATTTGGAAAGCGATGTAGAACAGCGCAAAGGGAAGCAGACAGAGTAGCGCTATTCCTTTGCCTTTCATTCTGCAAACTCCCGCGGGCCGAGCAGCTCCGGGCAGACCGGCTTGTCGTGATCCACGCCGAGGATGTCGCACAACGTGCCACAAAGCTCTGTCTGCAATGGCGCAGCGTCGATCTGCAGTGAGAACGCGCTGCCAAACACAAACAACGGAACCTGGGTTTCTTCCGGCAAGATGCCGCCATGGCTGCGATCATCGTTCATGCCGTGATCGGCGGTGACCACCACCTGATAGCCCTCTTCCAGCCAGGTCGGCATCCAGTGAGAGAGATAGCCATCAGCCATACGCGCCCTGTTGCGGTACTGCGGCGTCGACAGGCCATATTTATGCCCGGCATCGTCAATATTCATCGGGTGGATCAGCAGGAAATCAGGGTTAAAGCACAGACGCAGGCTCTCTGCATCTTCAAACAGATGCGAATCCGGATAGCCGTCGTCAGAGTAAAAATGGCCGTACTGAATGGGCAGTGCGGCATCTTCAGTGTGGCGATCGCGGGCCGGATGCCAGGGTGAACGATTATACAGTTCGCTCACCCAGTGATAGGCCGCCGCCGCCGTTGTCAGCCCGGCATCGCGCGCATAATGAAAAATACTGCGCTCTTTGCTCAGACGGCTGACGCCGTTGTGGATAATGCCGCTTTTCACCGGCGTCACACCGGTGAGAATGCATTCATACAGCGGCCTGGAAAGCGAAGGAAGCTCGCAGGATATCTGGTAGAGCTGCCCGTTTCCCTGCGCGCACTCTGCCTGCAGATACCCCATGGCATGTTGAGCCACTTCAAAGCTCAGGCCGTCCAGCACTACCAGAATCGTTTTCATCCTGAATCCTTATTGCTTCATGTTAACAATGACGTTTTCCTGCCACAGGCGAGGCAGCATTTTCGAGGTTTTGTCCCAGGCCTGTGGATCGGCAATCGGGTGAGCACTTTTGTATTCGGCGTTTGGCAACAACTTAGCCTGCACATCTGCTGGCAGCGTTAAATGCTCAGCACGGATTGGGCGGGCATAGCCACGTGCCAGGTTAATCTGACCGGCATCAGAGAAAATATACTCACGGGTCAGTTTTGCGGCGTTAGGGTGCTTCGCGTATTTGTTGATGATGGTGGTGTAGCCGGAAGTGATTGAGCCATCAGAAGGGATCACCACTTCAAAGCGGCTTTTATCAATCTGATCGCGATAGTTAAGGCCATTAAAGTCCCACACCACGGCAACCTGAATTTCGCCCTTCTCGATATTCGCAATCACCGGGTCGGTGACACCAAGACGGCCTTCTTTCGCCAGATCGCTGAAGAAGCTCAGCGCGGGTTTGAGATCTTTTTCATTTCCGCCCATCGCATAAGCGGCGGCCAGGACACCGTTCGCGGCCTGAGCAGCAACGCCGACGTCACCGATAGTGACCACATACTTGCCCTTTTTCAGATCCGCCCAGCTGTGAGGAATGTCTTTGACCTGATCTTTATTGATGATGAAAGCGATGGTGCCGGTGTAGGCCAGCGCCCAGTTACCCTCTTTATCTTTTGCCCAGTCTGGTACCTGATCCCAGGTGCTGGGTTTGTAAGGCTGAGCCAGCCCTTTCTGCACGGCAACCGGGCCAAACGCGGCACCCACATCACCAATATCTGCGGTGGCATTGCTCTTTTCAGCGGCAAATTTCGCCAGTTCCTGAGCAGAGGACATGTCGGTATCGCTGTGCTTAATCCCGTATTTGCTGCTGATATCTTCCCAGGTGCCTTTCCAGTTAGCCCAGCTGTCCGGCATACCGACGCTGTTGACCTGACCTTCAGCTTTGGCCGCTTTTTCCAGTGCGGCAAGGTCGGGATCGGCAGCGTGCGCTGCCGGAAGGGCAAGGATAATGGCACTGGCTAACACAGAGGCGAACAATGATTTCATAACTGCTGCTCCAGATGATAAGTTGAGTGGCCTTCTGGACTAGTCCAGCAAGATCCGAGCCAATCTAGCCTGGCGGTATGACAGTTTTATGTCAGTACCCATTGGGCTGTGGACTAGTCCACACTCTCTGTAGCAGGGGTCAGGGGGTTTTGCGCGGCGGTCGATCTGTTTATGTGCAGCTTCGCACCAAATTGAGGCTTTGATGTGATGAAAGCGTTAACTGTAGATCTTATTTGCCAGCGGCTTGCCAGCCGCATTGCCGCAGGGGACTTTTCGGCCAGCGGACGATTGCCCTCAGAGCGATGGCTGAGCGAGCACTTTTCCACAACGCGCATTACGCTGCGCGAGGCACTGGGCCAGCTGGAGTTTCAGGGGATTATCTACCGGGAACTGCGGCGTGGCTGGTTTATAGCGCCACCCCGACTCGCTTATGACCCGTTACTGCGTAGCCATTTTCATGCGATGGCGGAGCGTCAGGGCCGGACAGCAGAAACAGAGGTGCTGGATGCCAACAGAGTCAGCGCCAGCGCAACTTTAGCCCATCAGTTGGCCATGACAGAAGGCGAGGAAGTTTATCGCATCCGGCGACTGCGGCGCATTGATGGCCGTGTGGTGTTGTACGTTGAACATTACCTTAACCCCCACTATTTCCCGGACCTGTTGAGCTTCGACCT
This genomic window from Erwinia sp. E_sp_B01_1 contains:
- a CDS encoding alkaline phosphatase family protein encodes the protein MKTILVVLDGLSFEVAQHAMGYLQAECAQGNGQLYQISCELPSLSRPLYECILTGVTPVKSGIIHNGVSRLSKERSIFHYARDAGLTTAAAAYHWVSELYNRSPWHPARDRHTEDAALPIQYGHFYSDDGYPDSHLFEDAESLRLCFNPDFLLIHPMNIDDAGHKYGLSTPQYRNRARMADGYLSHWMPTWLEEGYQVVVTADHGMNDDRSHGGILPEETQVPLFVFGSAFSLQIDAAPLQTELCGTLCDILGVDHDKPVCPELLGPREFAE
- a CDS encoding ABC transporter substrate-binding protein; the protein is MKSLFASVLASAIILALPAAHAADPDLAALEKAAKAEGQVNSVGMPDSWANWKGTWEDISSKYGIKHSDTDMSSAQELAKFAAEKSNATADIGDVGAAFGPVAVQKGLAQPYKPSTWDQVPDWAKDKEGNWALAYTGTIAFIINKDQVKDIPHSWADLKKGKYVVTIGDVGVAAQAANGVLAAAYAMGGNEKDLKPALSFFSDLAKEGRLGVTDPVIANIEKGEIQVAVVWDFNGLNYRDQIDKSRFEVVIPSDGSITSGYTTIINKYAKHPNAAKLTREYIFSDAGQINLARGYARPIRAEHLTLPADVQAKLLPNAEYKSAHPIADPQAWDKTSKMLPRLWQENVIVNMKQ
- a CDS encoding UTRA domain-containing protein, which encodes MKALTVDLICQRLASRIAAGDFSASGRLPSERWLSEHFSTTRITLREALGQLEFQGIIYRELRRGWFIAPPRLAYDPLLRSHFHAMAERQGRTAETEVLDANRVSASATLAHQLAMTEGEEVYRIRRLRRIDGRVVLYVEHYLNPHYFPDLLSFDLTRSLTNLYQEEYGISYGRVGFTMLPGPLPPFAAPALKVAAGSPALFITRINRDRHDRIIDCDYEYWRYDALYIDVQVREQEQAAEPPAV